A region from the Thermomicrobiales bacterium genome encodes:
- a CDS encoding ABC transporter ATP-binding protein: MGFIMEGLDAESYDRTYDDRGLIERILNYFKPQRRAMAIIVVMIVLNSAMDALLPVLISDTINQIDGSGELFGPRVWGLFVAILLAGGLAWLFNYVRQSRSARVVGHVVFRLRVDAFNAVMRRDMSFFDEQQSGRIVSRVTSDTEEFANVVTLTLSLASQVLLVAMVAAFLFYRNWQLALIALSIAPVIMLVALAFRRIARSTSTGAQRAMANVNKTIQETMRGIAVAKNFRQEAQVYQEFDDVNRQAYRVMLRQGFIYSGIFPILFIVSAFGTVAILYFGGQMVVDRTISAGDWYLFLQVIALFWLPLTSIASFWSQFQQGLSASERVFALIDAPPRVVQIADHELVGFTGDIEFRNVDFSYVDGQPVLQNFSLHIEPGEMIALVGHTGAGKSTLGKLIARFYEFQSGEILLDGKDIRTFDLQSLRRQIGMVPQTPFLFAGTVASNIRYPRPEATDAEVEEAARRIGGGDWLDVLENGLQTEVGEQGRALSMGQRQLVALARLLIQRPQVVILDEATASVDPLTEAQIQEGLDTVLDARTSIAIAHRLVTVRHADRIIVLDHGRIVEEGSHDWLMKQGGHYAELYNTYFRHQSPDYRPPEPPLEPAPVLPETDRFPGGLSVPADYLV; this comes from the coding sequence GTGGGTTTCATCATGGAAGGGCTCGACGCTGAATCGTACGATCGCACGTACGACGATCGCGGACTGATCGAGCGCATCCTCAACTACTTCAAACCCCAGCGCCGCGCGATGGCCATCATCGTGGTCATGATCGTGCTCAACTCGGCCATGGATGCGCTCCTGCCGGTGCTGATCTCGGACACGATCAACCAGATCGACGGCTCGGGCGAGCTCTTCGGTCCACGTGTCTGGGGGCTCTTCGTCGCCATTCTGCTGGCAGGCGGTCTTGCGTGGCTGTTCAACTACGTGCGTCAGTCCCGCTCAGCCCGGGTGGTTGGGCATGTCGTTTTTCGCTTGCGGGTAGATGCCTTCAACGCCGTCATGCGTCGCGACATGTCGTTCTTCGACGAGCAGCAATCCGGCCGAATCGTCTCCCGGGTGACATCGGACACAGAGGAATTCGCCAATGTCGTCACCCTGACGCTCAGCCTGGCGAGTCAGGTCCTGTTGGTGGCGATGGTGGCGGCATTTCTCTTCTACAGAAACTGGCAACTCGCCCTGATCGCGCTCTCCATCGCGCCGGTGATCATGCTGGTGGCGCTCGCCTTCCGCAGGATCGCCCGCTCCACCTCCACCGGTGCGCAACGCGCCATGGCGAATGTCAACAAGACGATCCAGGAGACCATGCGTGGCATCGCAGTTGCCAAGAACTTCCGCCAGGAGGCCCAGGTCTACCAGGAGTTCGATGACGTCAACCGCCAGGCCTATCGGGTCATGCTGCGGCAAGGGTTCATCTACAGCGGTATCTTCCCGATTCTCTTCATTGTTTCCGCCTTCGGCACCGTGGCGATTCTCTATTTCGGCGGCCAGATGGTGGTCGATCGCACCATCAGCGCAGGTGACTGGTATCTCTTCCTGCAAGTCATCGCGCTCTTCTGGTTGCCGCTGACCAGCATCGCCTCGTTCTGGAGCCAATTCCAGCAGGGGCTTTCGGCGTCGGAGCGCGTCTTCGCCTTGATCGATGCTCCCCCGCGTGTGGTTCAGATCGCGGACCATGAGCTGGTCGGATTTACCGGCGATATCGAGTTTCGAAATGTCGACTTCTCCTATGTCGACGGCCAACCGGTGTTGCAGAACTTCTCGCTGCATATCGAGCCGGGTGAGATGATCGCGCTGGTTGGGCACACCGGCGCCGGAAAGTCGACCCTCGGCAAGCTGATCGCCCGCTTCTATGAGTTCCAGAGCGGCGAGATTCTTCTCGACGGCAAGGACATCCGCACGTTCGATTTGCAAAGTCTCCGCCGGCAGATCGGCATGGTGCCGCAAACGCCATTTCTCTTTGCGGGCACGGTGGCCAGCAATATCCGTTATCCGCGTCCAGAAGCGACCGACGCCGAGGTCGAAGAGGCCGCCCGGAGAATCGGCGGAGGCGACTGGCTCGATGTGCTGGAAAACGGTCTGCAAACCGAGGTGGGGGAGCAGGGCCGCGCGCTCTCCATGGGGCAGCGCCAACTGGTCGCGCTGGCGCGACTCCTGATCCAACGTCCCCAGGTCGTGATTCTCGACGAAGCCACGGCCAGCGTCGATCCGCTCACCGAAGCACAGATCCAGGAAGGTCTCGATACGGTGCTCGACGCACGCACATCCATTGCGATCGCGCACCGGTTGGTGACAGTCCGCCATGCCGACCGGATCATCGTGCTCGACCACGGTCGCATCGTGGAAGAGGGGAGTCACGACTGGCTGATGAAGCAAGGCGGCCACTACGCAGAGCTCTACAACACGTACTTCCGCCACCAATCGCCCGACTATCGGCCTCCGGAGCCTCCGCTCGAACCTGCTCCAGTCCTCCCGGAAACCGATCGTTTCCCCGGCGGTCTTTCGGTGCCTGCGGACTATCTGGTGTAG
- a CDS encoding PPOX class F420-dependent oxidoreductase, whose product MSDNTVIPDSHKDLLESTALAHVATIGPNGGPQVNPVWFGWDGDLISFSQTKSRQKLRNLQKDNRISLSIVDPVNPYRYLEVRGKAIEVIEDPDKAFIDSMAQKYLGQEKYPWSQPGDQRVIVVVEPERALTMG is encoded by the coding sequence GTGTCAGACAATACCGTTATTCCTGATTCTCATAAGGACTTGCTCGAATCGACCGCGCTGGCGCATGTCGCCACCATCGGCCCAAATGGCGGGCCGCAGGTGAACCCGGTTTGGTTCGGCTGGGACGGCGACCTCATCAGCTTTAGCCAGACAAAGAGCCGCCAGAAGCTGCGAAACCTCCAAAAGGACAACCGCATTTCCCTCTCGATTGTCGATCCGGTCAATCCGTATCGCTATCTGGAAGTGCGTGGCAAGGCGATCGAGGTCATCGAGGATCCAGACAAGGCATTCATCGATTCCATGGCGCAGAAGTATCTGGGCCAGGAGAAGTACCCCTGGAGCCAACCGGGAGACCAGCGTGTGATCGTGGTGGTCGAACCCGAGCGCGCCCTGACGATGGGGTAG
- the aroH gene encoding chorismate mutase, whose amino-acid sequence MSGTSYNGQPASDLRPLVCRGIRGATTAESNTSEDILEATREMMRILIQLNDLEPEHVVSAIFTTSPDLNATFPAVAAREIGWSEVPLMCAHEMDVPASLQKAVRVLLQINTTKTPSEIRHVYLKGARQLRPEWAYDEDEAVAVIRG is encoded by the coding sequence ATGTCGGGAACGAGTTACAACGGGCAGCCAGCGAGCGACCTACGGCCATTGGTCTGTCGCGGAATCCGTGGCGCCACCACCGCCGAGTCGAACACCTCGGAGGACATCCTCGAGGCGACGCGCGAGATGATGCGCATCCTCATCCAACTCAACGATCTGGAGCCGGAACATGTCGTGAGCGCGATCTTCACGACGTCACCGGATTTGAACGCCACGTTCCCGGCGGTTGCCGCGCGTGAGATTGGATGGAGCGAGGTTCCGCTCATGTGCGCGCACGAAATGGACGTCCCCGCTTCGTTGCAGAAGGCGGTGCGCGTGCTCTTGCAAATCAACACGACCAAGACGCCATCGGAAATCCGTCACGTCTACCTCAAGGGCGCCCGTCAGCTTCGGCCGGAATGGGCGTATGACGAAGACGAGGCTGTTGCGGTCATCCGCGGGTAG
- a CDS encoding ABC transporter ATP-binding protein, which yields MAATEFSIEGQQLSNRSSAARWILWHLTRYKLLLLASVGGMITQNVLGSVIPIMVGAAFTAVLEEPPDGDRLTLIALALLAIVLLRGLIDLGASLANETVAQRFSRDARDEIYLSLLGKSQTFHNRQQVGDLMARTANDVRQLGMMVNPGMALIIDSFTALIVPIVTIALLDPRLLPPPLIFTALFFLSLRHYMKKLTPASTAMRASFGQLNSGLAEAVTGVEVVKSMAQEEQEDGKFEANAGAFRDAFVEQGMAQARYLPPLILAMTIACALLLGLFYHSRDMLSIGELVTYIGLVSLLRFPTFISIFTFSLVQIGMVSARRILDILNDETDLDSNDKGRSARIAGDIRFEHVTFSYGGEPVLKDVSFHAKPGETVAIVGETGSGKSTLTKLINRIYDVDSGQVLVDGTDVRAWNLDSLRSQISTIEQDIVLFSRPVVENIGFSLGQDVDPATIELAARDAQADAFIRELPNGYDTVIGERGVTLSGGQRQRIAIARALITDPAILIIDDSTSAIDSQTEDEIQRAIRRVLEGRTTILITHRLSQIRWADKVVVLRKGEVVDVGSHDELLERCSLYRRIFAHYTSDTAVEPETTGTGTRA from the coding sequence GTGGCAGCGACCGAGTTTTCTATCGAGGGTCAACAGCTCAGCAACCGCAGCAGTGCGGCGCGCTGGATCTTGTGGCACCTGACACGGTACAAGCTGCTGTTGCTCGCCTCGGTGGGCGGCATGATCACGCAGAATGTGCTGGGGAGCGTGATTCCCATCATGGTGGGCGCGGCATTCACCGCCGTGCTGGAGGAGCCGCCAGACGGCGACCGCCTGACCCTGATCGCCCTGGCGCTGCTGGCAATCGTGTTGCTCCGTGGGCTCATCGATCTCGGAGCCAGTCTGGCGAACGAGACTGTGGCGCAGCGCTTTTCCCGCGATGCGCGTGACGAGATCTACCTGAGTCTGCTCGGGAAAAGCCAAACATTCCACAACCGGCAGCAGGTGGGCGACCTGATGGCGCGCACCGCCAACGATGTGCGGCAGCTCGGGATGATGGTCAATCCCGGAATGGCGCTGATCATCGATTCGTTCACCGCGCTGATCGTGCCGATCGTGACGATCGCGCTGCTCGATCCCAGGCTCCTCCCCCCGCCGCTTATCTTCACGGCGCTCTTCTTCCTGTCGCTGCGGCACTACATGAAGAAACTGACGCCCGCCTCGACAGCGATGCGCGCCAGCTTCGGTCAACTGAACTCGGGCCTGGCGGAAGCCGTCACCGGGGTCGAAGTCGTCAAGTCGATGGCGCAGGAAGAGCAGGAAGACGGTAAGTTCGAAGCCAACGCAGGCGCGTTTCGTGACGCCTTTGTCGAGCAGGGCATGGCGCAAGCACGCTATCTGCCACCGCTCATCCTGGCCATGACGATCGCCTGCGCGCTCTTGCTTGGCCTCTTCTACCACTCGCGCGACATGCTTTCAATTGGGGAGCTCGTTACCTACATTGGGTTGGTCTCGCTGCTGCGCTTCCCGACATTCATCTCTATCTTCACCTTCTCGCTTGTGCAGATCGGCATGGTGAGCGCGCGCCGAATTCTCGATATCCTCAATGACGAAACCGATCTGGACAGCAACGACAAGGGCCGGAGCGCCAGGATCGCCGGCGACATTCGCTTCGAGCATGTCACCTTCAGCTACGGCGGCGAGCCCGTGCTCAAAGATGTCTCATTCCATGCCAAGCCGGGCGAGACGGTGGCCATCGTCGGTGAGACGGGTTCGGGCAAGAGCACGCTCACCAAACTGATCAACCGCATCTACGATGTCGATTCAGGCCAGGTGCTGGTCGACGGAACCGATGTGCGAGCGTGGAATCTCGATTCGCTCAGATCGCAGATCTCCACGATCGAACAAGACATCGTCCTCTTCTCTCGTCCGGTCGTGGAGAACATCGGTTTCAGCCTGGGTCAGGATGTGGATCCCGCCACCATCGAATTGGCCGCGCGGGACGCGCAGGCGGACGCGTTCATCCGTGAGTTGCCAAATGGATACGACACCGTCATCGGCGAGCGCGGGGTGACGCTCTCCGGCGGGCAGCGCCAGCGCATCGCGATCGCGCGGGCGCTCATCACCGATCCGGCCATCCTGATCATCGACGATTCGACCAGCGCCATCGACAGCCAAACCGAGGACGAGATTCAACGGGCCATTCGCCGCGTCCTCGAAGGCCGCACCACGATCCTCATCACGCACCGACTCTCCCAAATCCGCTGGGCGGACAAGGTGGTCGTCTTGCGCAAGGGTGAGGTCGTGGACGTCGGCTCGCACGACGAACTGCTGGAGCGGTGCAGCCTCTATCGGCGCATTTTCGCGCACTACACCTCCGACACAGCGGTCGAACCAGAGACAACCGGCACCGGGACGCGCGCCTGA
- a CDS encoding PaaI family thioesterase codes for MNERSSAIRIAVRDDHNCFGCGAGNPWGLHLIFFAEPDGSVFSHWTPQVNHQGYDGMVHGGIISTVFDEVMAWAVTNAGIWAVTGRLSTTYRKPVEVGVPTIARAELGAITTRTADVSATISRESDGLLLAEATGLFIRVSQEQADAWKAKYARADTGS; via the coding sequence ATGAACGAACGTTCCAGCGCCATTCGAATTGCCGTTCGCGACGATCACAACTGTTTTGGATGTGGCGCCGGCAATCCGTGGGGACTGCATCTGATCTTTTTCGCCGAACCGGATGGATCGGTGTTCAGCCATTGGACGCCGCAGGTCAACCATCAAGGGTACGACGGCATGGTCCATGGCGGCATCATCTCGACCGTCTTCGACGAAGTCATGGCCTGGGCGGTCACCAATGCGGGCATCTGGGCCGTCACGGGCAGATTGAGCACGACCTACCGAAAGCCGGTCGAAGTAGGTGTTCCCACCATCGCACGCGCTGAGCTCGGCGCCATCACTACGCGCACTGCTGACGTTTCCGCGACGATCTCCCGTGAATCGGACGGGTTGCTTCTCGCGGAGGCGACCGGGCTTTTCATTCGCGTCTCGCAAGAACAGGCCGATGCCTGGAAAGCGAAATACGCCCGGGCCGACACCGGATCCTGA
- the trpB gene encoding tryptophan synthase subunit beta, with amino-acid sequence MVIETVERTNITPYPDERGRYGRFGGQYAPETLMPALEELEAAWEDARHDVAYLAEIRRLARDYVGRPTPLYEAERLAAEAGGARIFLKREDLAHTGAHKINNAIGQGLLAKRMGKKRIIAETGAGQHGVATATVCALLGLECIVYMGEIDIERQKPNVFRMKLLGAEVRSVSSGSKTLKDAINEAIRDWVTNVESTFYIFGTAAGMHPYPVMVRDLQSVIGRESRAQIIEKTGGLPNAVVACVGGGSNAIGMFYPFVGDKDVELIGVEAGGHGLDSGLHSATITAGREGVLHGSRSFVLQDENGQVIETHSISAGLDYPGVGPEHAWLHDAGRARYVAITDEEALEGFQALCRTEGIIPALESSHAIAHGLKEASARPSNDIVLINLSGRGDKDLETVATSLGVSL; translated from the coding sequence ATGGTCATCGAAACCGTCGAGCGAACCAACATCACCCCCTATCCTGACGAGCGGGGACGCTATGGGCGGTTCGGTGGGCAATATGCGCCCGAGACGCTAATGCCGGCGCTTGAAGAGCTCGAAGCGGCCTGGGAGGACGCCAGGCACGACGTCGCGTATCTGGCTGAGATTCGCCGGTTGGCGCGCGACTATGTCGGACGTCCAACCCCGCTTTACGAAGCCGAGCGACTCGCCGCCGAAGCCGGTGGAGCGCGCATCTTTCTCAAACGGGAGGATCTGGCGCACACTGGCGCGCACAAGATCAACAACGCCATCGGTCAGGGATTGCTTGCCAAACGGATGGGCAAGAAACGCATCATCGCCGAAACCGGCGCTGGGCAGCATGGCGTCGCTACCGCGACCGTCTGCGCGCTCCTCGGGCTCGAGTGCATCGTCTACATGGGCGAGATCGACATCGAGCGGCAAAAGCCGAATGTCTTCCGCATGAAGCTGCTCGGCGCCGAGGTCCGTTCTGTTTCGTCCGGCTCGAAAACCCTGAAAGACGCCATCAACGAAGCAATCCGCGACTGGGTCACGAATGTCGAATCGACCTTCTATATCTTCGGCACCGCAGCCGGCATGCACCCTTACCCGGTGATGGTGCGCGATCTTCAATCGGTCATCGGGCGAGAGTCGCGCGCGCAGATCATCGAGAAGACGGGCGGATTGCCCAACGCGGTCGTAGCCTGCGTGGGCGGCGGCTCGAACGCCATCGGTATGTTCTACCCGTTCGTGGGGGACAAGGATGTCGAGTTGATCGGCGTCGAAGCCGGCGGTCATGGACTGGACAGCGGATTGCATTCGGCCACGATTACCGCCGGTCGGGAAGGCGTCTTGCACGGTTCGCGCTCGTTTGTGCTGCAAGACGAGAACGGTCAGGTGATCGAAACGCATTCGATTTCCGCCGGGCTGGATTATCCCGGCGTAGGCCCAGAGCACGCCTGGTTGCATGATGCCGGCCGCGCTCGTTATGTCGCGATCACTGACGAAGAGGCGCTGGAAGGATTCCAGGCGCTCTGCCGCACAGAGGGGATCATTCCCGCGCTCGAATCGAGTCATGCGATCGCGCATGGGCTGAAGGAAGCAAGCGCGCGCCCCAGCAACGATATCGTGCTGATCAATCTCTCCGGCCGGGGTGACAAGGACCTCGAGACCGTCGCAACGTCCCTCGGAGTCTCACTGTGA
- a CDS encoding class II fumarate hydratase produces the protein MAERGTRVERDSMGEMDVPGDALYGATTARAILNFPISGIVFSRSFLRALGIIKAAAATVNGNLGLLPAEKVKLIVAAANEVAAGDWDDHFPIDIFQTGSGTSTNMNANEVIANRANALGNGAVKIHPNDDVNMCQSSNDVIPAAIHVAAALETTELLLPAMRHLLLVTAGRAEELQSVVKTGRTHLMDATPVTIGQEAGGWAAQIELAIERIESTLPRIAELAIGGTAVGTGINAPAEFGSAVAAELAAATGFPFVEARNHFAAQATMDSAVELSGQLKAYAVGLMKIANDLRWMNSGPQGGLGEIVLPALQPGSSIMPGKINPVVCEATMMVCAQAIGNDVSVSVGGQMGNFELNVMLPVIAHNLLQSIELLAKTSEVLADKAMAGFTVNREHIAALVDKNPIMVTGLNAIIGYELGAKIAKQAYAENRPVKDVAAELSDLTLEQLDELLDPLSLTEGGVKAGASGGGG, from the coding sequence ATGGCTGAACGAGGCACACGAGTGGAACGGGACAGCATGGGAGAGATGGATGTCCCAGGAGATGCGCTCTATGGAGCCACCACAGCCCGCGCGATTCTGAACTTTCCCATCAGCGGGATCGTCTTTTCCCGCTCCTTTCTGCGCGCGCTAGGAATCATCAAGGCCGCGGCCGCAACCGTCAACGGCAATCTGGGCTTGCTCCCGGCCGAAAAGGTGAAGCTCATCGTCGCGGCTGCCAACGAGGTCGCCGCCGGGGATTGGGACGATCACTTCCCAATCGATATTTTCCAGACTGGTTCCGGCACCTCGACCAACATGAATGCCAACGAGGTGATTGCCAATCGAGCCAATGCGCTTGGGAACGGCGCGGTCAAGATCCACCCGAATGACGACGTCAATATGTGCCAAAGCAGCAACGACGTCATTCCTGCCGCGATCCACGTAGCGGCTGCGCTGGAAACCACCGAGCTCTTGCTGCCGGCGATGCGTCATCTCCTGCTGGTCACCGCGGGTCGAGCCGAGGAGTTGCAATCGGTTGTCAAGACCGGCCGCACCCACCTCATGGATGCCACCCCGGTCACGATTGGGCAGGAAGCCGGTGGCTGGGCTGCCCAGATCGAGCTGGCCATCGAACGCATCGAGTCGACGCTGCCCCGCATCGCTGAACTGGCGATCGGGGGCACCGCTGTCGGCACCGGCATCAACGCGCCAGCCGAGTTTGGCTCGGCGGTGGCAGCGGAACTTGCTGCGGCAACCGGATTTCCGTTCGTCGAAGCGCGCAATCATTTCGCCGCGCAGGCCACGATGGACTCCGCCGTCGAGTTGAGCGGACAGTTGAAGGCGTATGCGGTCGGGCTGATGAAGATCGCCAACGACTTGCGTTGGATGAATAGCGGTCCGCAGGGCGGACTGGGCGAGATCGTTCTTCCCGCCTTGCAGCCGGGCTCCTCGATCATGCCCGGCAAGATCAACCCGGTCGTCTGCGAGGCCACCATGATGGTCTGCGCCCAAGCCATTGGCAACGACGTTTCGGTCAGTGTTGGTGGCCAGATGGGCAATTTCGAGTTGAACGTCATGCTGCCCGTGATCGCGCACAACCTGCTGCAATCGATCGAGTTGCTGGCGAAGACGTCTGAGGTCCTGGCAGACAAGGCAATGGCTGGCTTCACCGTCAATCGGGAGCATATTGCCGCTCTGGTCGACAAGAACCCGATCATGGTGACCGGGCTGAACGCAATTATCGGCTATGAGCTCGGAGCCAAGATCGCCAAGCAAGCCTATGCCGAGAATCGTCCGGTCAAGGACGTAGCCGCAGAGCTTTCCGACCTGACGCTGGAACAGCTCGACGAACTGCTCGATCCGCTTTCGCTCACCGAAGGTGGCGTGAAAGCCGGCGCGTCGGGTGGCGGTGGCTGA
- the trpA gene encoding tryptophan synthase subunit alpha: MTTSTSSRIASAFEKASDEDRAVLAPFLTVGYPTIEASKKLLLALVEGGADLIELGIPFSDPLADGATVQRASQVALENGASLATGFELVEFARANGVEIPLVFMGYVNPFFQYGVDTLAADAARIGVDGFIIPDLPIEESDDFRLPFAEQGVDLIYMIAPTSTDKRIAQVAERASGFVYCVALTGVTGARASMAENLGPYMEKIRASVDAPLVIGFGISTPDHVRQAAALADGVIVASAMINYLDTLPLDEQPAAATRFVREFADATGKPGA; the protein is encoded by the coding sequence GTGACAACATCGACCTCGAGCCGGATCGCCTCGGCGTTCGAAAAGGCGAGTGATGAAGACCGGGCAGTGTTGGCGCCGTTTCTGACGGTGGGATACCCAACCATCGAAGCGTCGAAGAAACTCCTGCTCGCTCTGGTGGAGGGTGGCGCGGACCTGATCGAGCTGGGAATTCCCTTTTCCGATCCGCTCGCCGATGGCGCCACTGTGCAGCGCGCAAGTCAGGTAGCGCTGGAAAACGGGGCGAGCCTGGCCACCGGATTCGAACTGGTGGAGTTTGCTCGTGCCAATGGGGTCGAGATTCCGCTCGTCTTCATGGGGTATGTCAATCCGTTCTTCCAGTACGGCGTCGACACGTTGGCGGCCGACGCAGCGCGGATCGGAGTGGATGGATTCATCATCCCGGACCTGCCGATCGAGGAAAGCGACGACTTCCGGCTTCCGTTCGCCGAACAAGGCGTCGATCTGATCTATATGATCGCCCCCACCAGTACCGACAAACGCATTGCTCAGGTCGCGGAACGGGCTAGCGGTTTCGTCTACTGTGTCGCGCTGACCGGCGTCACCGGCGCGCGTGCCAGCATGGCCGAGAATCTGGGGCCGTACATGGAGAAGATCCGCGCGTCAGTCGATGCCCCGCTGGTCATCGGGTTCGGAATCTCGACACCCGATCATGTGCGGCAGGCAGCCGCGCTGGCGGACGGCGTGATCGTGGCGAGTGCCATGATCAACTATCTCGATACACTGCCGCTGGACGAGCAGCCGGCAGCAGCCACCCGGTTCGTGCGCGAATTTGCGGACGCTACCGGCAAGCCTGGGGCGTGA
- the moeB gene encoding molybdopterin-synthase adenylyltransferase MoeB, which produces MPKNYHQPPTDTDTAIQEVGLDDARALIANHVPILDVREQFEVEQGMIDGAIHIPLGQLADRVTAELPQKSMPVLVYCAGGMRSYAAAEIMRALGYADPISLAPGFIGWKAAGLPWTTPGPMTAALSQRYSRHLLLPEVGRIGQETLLASRVLVVGAGGLGSPALLYLAAAGIGHIGVIDDDVVDESNLQRQVIHSTRSIGTPKVDSAMGAIADLNPDVVVEPIQERLSKEIVLDLVDRYDVVVDGADNFATRYLINDACVLLGKPNVHGGVDRFRGQATVFSLLEGPCYRCLFDEPPPPGTALNCAEAGVLGVVPGIIGLIQAAEAIKLILGIGEPLIGRLLTLDVLPMTFREIPIRKDPSCPMCGPNGPRSLDGIEYSEFSCAIPVSAGV; this is translated from the coding sequence ATGCCGAAAAACTACCACCAACCGCCGACTGACACCGATACCGCGATCCAGGAAGTTGGGCTCGACGACGCCCGTGCGTTGATCGCCAATCATGTTCCGATCCTCGACGTGCGCGAGCAGTTCGAGGTCGAACAGGGGATGATCGACGGGGCCATTCATATTCCGTTGGGACAGCTGGCCGATCGAGTCACAGCAGAACTGCCGCAGAAATCGATGCCCGTGCTCGTCTACTGTGCCGGAGGAATGCGCTCCTATGCGGCAGCCGAGATCATGCGGGCGCTCGGCTATGCCGATCCCATCTCGCTGGCCCCCGGCTTTATTGGTTGGAAGGCGGCCGGATTGCCCTGGACCACACCCGGCCCAATGACCGCGGCGCTTTCGCAACGATACAGCCGGCATTTGCTGCTGCCAGAAGTGGGCAGGATAGGCCAGGAAACGCTGCTCGCCAGCCGGGTGCTGGTGGTCGGGGCAGGCGGCCTCGGTTCCCCGGCGTTGCTCTATCTGGCCGCCGCCGGGATTGGGCATATTGGCGTGATCGACGACGACGTGGTCGATGAGAGCAACCTGCAACGCCAGGTGATCCACTCCACCCGAAGCATTGGCACACCGAAGGTCGACTCCGCGATGGGCGCCATCGCCGATCTGAATCCCGATGTCGTCGTCGAACCGATACAGGAGCGGTTGTCAAAAGAGATCGTTCTCGACTTGGTCGACCGTTACGACGTGGTCGTCGACGGCGCGGACAACTTCGCCACGCGATACCTGATCAACGATGCCTGCGTGCTGCTCGGAAAACCGAACGTGCATGGCGGAGTCGATCGCTTCCGAGGACAGGCCACGGTCTTTTCGCTCCTGGAAGGACCGTGCTACCGTTGCCTGTTCGACGAGCCGCCGCCGCCCGGCACCGCGCTCAATTGCGCAGAAGCCGGGGTGCTGGGGGTGGTGCCGGGCATCATTGGACTCATTCAGGCGGCCGAAGCGATCAAGCTGATTCTCGGGATTGGCGAGCCATTGATCGGCCGGTTGCTGACGTTGGACGTGCTGCCCATGACATTTCGCGAGATCCCCATCCGCAAGGATCCCAGCTGTCCGATGTGCGGCCCAAACGGTCCGAGGTCGCTCGATGGAATCGAGTACAGCGAGTTCTCGTGCGCGATCCCGGTATCCGCAGGTGTGTAG
- a CDS encoding LppX_LprAFG lipoprotein, whose translation MNRLFRWAIVALILCTVVLAPARGISAQDDAQAQLEATADAMLALDSFHFKLETTAGKTVLQDAFELKTVEGDLVRPANFQASVAIKVAILDLTLEVVSVDGAIWVKNPIGGDDSFIQVTGEDSEFQLPPMALLNPDLLVEEALKYLENPQITGTESFDGQDVTVLTGTFDPSRVIAPATPGTAASVISPASEPLDVELLIDDQNRLVRADFIGPLFAFEEGSGRLVRRVTFSEFDSAVTIEPPAQAS comes from the coding sequence ATGAATCGATTGTTCCGATGGGCCATCGTGGCCCTGATTCTCTGTACGGTGGTGCTGGCGCCGGCGCGCGGCATTTCCGCCCAGGACGACGCCCAGGCGCAGCTCGAAGCAACCGCCGACGCCATGCTGGCGCTCGACTCGTTTCACTTCAAGCTCGAAACCACTGCTGGAAAAACGGTCCTTCAGGACGCCTTCGAGTTGAAGACGGTCGAGGGCGATCTCGTGCGGCCAGCCAACTTCCAGGCATCAGTGGCCATCAAGGTCGCGATTCTCGACCTCACACTCGAGGTCGTGAGTGTCGACGGCGCCATCTGGGTCAAGAACCCGATCGGTGGCGACGATTCGTTCATCCAGGTCACCGGCGAAGATTCCGAGTTCCAGCTTCCTCCGATGGCATTGCTCAACCCCGACCTGTTGGTGGAAGAGGCATTGAAGTATCTGGAGAATCCTCAAATCACAGGAACTGAATCGTTCGATGGCCAGGATGTGACCGTCCTGACCGGAACCTTCGACCCGTCTCGCGTGATCGCGCCGGCGACTCCGGGAACGGCGGCGAGCGTCATTTCCCCGGCGTCGGAACCGCTCGATGTCGAGCTCTTGATCGACGATCAGAACCGACTTGTGCGAGCTGATTTCATCGGTCCGCTCTTTGCCTTCGAGGAAGGCTCAGGGCGCCTCGTGCGGCGCGTAACTTTTTCGGAGTTCGACTCGGCCGTGACGATCGAGCCCCCGGCTCAGGCTTCCTAA